From Streptomyces sp. NBC_00683, one genomic window encodes:
- the glpK gene encoding glycerol kinase GlpK — translation MTDAHTTGPFIAAIDQGTTSSRCIVFDKDGRIVSVDQKEHEQILPKPGWVEHDATEIWENVQEVVAGAIVKAGITSADVKAIGITNQRETTLLWDKNTGEPVHNALVWQDTRTDVLCKELGRNVGQDRFRRQTGLPLASYFAGPKVRWLLDNVEGLRERADRGDILFGTMDSWVIWNLTGGTDGGVHVTDVTNASRTLLMNLHTMQWDNEIVRSMDIPPSVLPEIRSSAEVYGHAKGGVLDGIPVASALGDQQAALFGQTCFAEGEAKSTYGTGTFMLLNTGETPVNSYNGLLTTVGYRIGDQKAVYALEGSIAVTGSLVQWMRDQMGLIKSAAEIETLASSVEDNGGAYFVPAFSGLFAPYWRPDARGVIAGLTRYVTKAHIARAVLEATAWQTREISDAMTKDSGVELTALKVDGGMTSNNLLMQTLSDFLDAPVVRPMVAETTCLGAAYAAGLAVGFWPDTDALRANWRRAAEWTPRMDAATRDREYKSWLKAVERSMGWLDENTGEE, via the coding sequence GTGACCGACGCACACACCACCGGGCCGTTCATCGCGGCCATCGACCAGGGCACCACGTCCAGTCGCTGCATCGTCTTCGACAAGGACGGCCGGATCGTCTCCGTCGACCAGAAGGAGCACGAGCAGATCCTCCCCAAGCCGGGCTGGGTCGAGCACGATGCGACCGAGATCTGGGAGAACGTCCAGGAGGTCGTCGCCGGCGCCATCGTCAAGGCCGGCATCACCTCCGCCGACGTCAAGGCGATCGGCATCACCAACCAGCGCGAGACCACCCTGCTCTGGGACAAGAACACCGGTGAGCCCGTCCACAACGCCCTCGTGTGGCAGGACACCCGCACCGACGTGCTCTGCAAGGAACTCGGCCGCAACGTCGGCCAGGACCGCTTCCGCCGCCAGACCGGACTGCCGCTCGCCTCGTACTTCGCGGGCCCCAAGGTCCGCTGGCTGCTCGACAATGTCGAGGGGCTGCGCGAGCGCGCCGACCGGGGCGACATCCTCTTCGGCACCATGGACTCCTGGGTCATCTGGAACCTGACCGGCGGCACGGACGGCGGCGTCCATGTCACCGACGTCACCAATGCCTCGCGCACCCTCCTGATGAACCTGCACACGATGCAGTGGGACAACGAGATCGTCCGGTCGATGGACATCCCCCCGTCCGTACTGCCGGAGATCCGCTCCTCCGCCGAGGTCTACGGCCATGCCAAGGGCGGCGTCCTCGACGGCATCCCGGTGGCCTCCGCGCTCGGCGACCAGCAGGCCGCGCTGTTCGGCCAGACGTGTTTCGCCGAGGGCGAGGCCAAGTCCACGTACGGCACCGGCACCTTCATGCTGCTGAACACCGGCGAAACGCCGGTGAACTCGTACAACGGGCTGCTGACGACCGTCGGGTACCGGATCGGCGACCAGAAGGCGGTGTACGCCCTGGAGGGCTCCATCGCCGTCACCGGTTCGCTGGTGCAGTGGATGCGCGACCAGATGGGCCTGATCAAGTCCGCGGCCGAGATCGAGACGCTCGCGTCCTCGGTCGAGGACAACGGCGGCGCGTACTTCGTCCCGGCGTTCTCCGGTCTGTTCGCCCCGTACTGGCGTCCCGACGCCCGCGGTGTGATCGCCGGCCTCACCCGGTACGTGACCAAGGCGCACATCGCCCGTGCCGTGCTCGAGGCCACCGCCTGGCAGACCCGTGAGATCAGCGACGCCATGACCAAGGACTCCGGCGTCGAGCTGACCGCTCTCAAGGTCGACGGCGGCATGACCTCCAACAACCTGCTGATGCAGACGCTCTCCGACTTCCTGGACGCGCCCGTCGTGCGCCCCATGGTCGCCGAGACCACCTGCCTCGGCGCTGCCTACGCCGCCGGTCTGGCCGTCGGCTTCTGGCCGGACACCGACGCGCTGCGCGCCAACTGGCGCCGGGCCGCCGAGTGGACACCCCGTATGGACGCGGCCACCCGCGACCGCGAGTACAAGAGCTGGCTCAAGGCCGTGGAACGTTCCATGGGCTGGCTCGACGAGAACACTGGCGAGGAGTAA
- a CDS encoding MIP/aquaporin family protein produces the protein MSSSDIFIGETIGTAILILLGGGVCAAVTLKHSKARNAGWLAITFGWGFAVLTGAYLSAGVSGAHLNPAVTIGLAIQGGTPWSEVPLYFASQLLGAMIGAVLVWAVYYGQFHAHLNDPEIVKGEPAEEGMVDQSAAPAAGPVLGIFSTGPEIRNVVQNLVTEIIATAVLILAILTQGLNNEGKGLGTLGVLITALVVVGIGLSLGGPTGYAINPVRDLGPRIVHALLPLPNKGGSDWGYAWVPVVGPLLGAALAGGLYNLAFA, from the coding sequence GTGTCCAGCTCCGACATCTTCATCGGCGAGACCATCGGTACCGCCATACTCATCCTGCTCGGCGGCGGTGTCTGTGCCGCCGTCACGCTCAAGCACTCGAAGGCCCGGAACGCCGGCTGGCTGGCCATCACCTTCGGGTGGGGCTTCGCCGTACTGACCGGCGCCTATCTCTCGGCCGGCGTGTCCGGCGCCCACCTCAATCCGGCCGTCACGATCGGCCTCGCGATTCAGGGCGGCACCCCGTGGAGCGAAGTACCCCTGTACTTCGCTTCCCAGCTGCTCGGCGCGATGATCGGCGCGGTGCTGGTCTGGGCCGTCTACTACGGACAGTTCCACGCACACCTCAACGACCCGGAGATCGTGAAGGGCGAGCCTGCCGAAGAGGGCATGGTCGACCAGTCGGCCGCTCCGGCGGCAGGCCCGGTGCTCGGGATCTTCTCCACGGGTCCTGAGATCCGCAACGTCGTACAGAACCTGGTCACGGAGATCATCGCCACCGCCGTACTGATCCTGGCGATCCTCACCCAGGGCCTCAACAACGAGGGCAAGGGCCTCGGGACGCTCGGCGTCCTGATCACCGCTCTGGTGGTTGTCGGAATCGGTCTCTCGCTCGGTGGTCCGACCGGCTACGCGATCAACCCGGTTCGCGACCTCGGTCCGCGTATCGTGCACGCGCTGCTGCCACTGCCGAACAAGGGCGGTTCCGACTGGGGCTACGCCTGGGTACCGGTAGTAGGACCTCTCCTGGGCGCCGCCCTCGCGGGCGGGCTCTACAACCTCGCCTTCGCCTGA
- a CDS encoding IclR family transcriptional regulator yields the protein MAKNIQSLERAAAMLRLLAGGERRLGLSDISSSLGLAKGTAHGILRTLQHEGFVEQDAASGRYQLGAELLRLGNSYLDVHELRARALVWTDDLARSSGESVHLGVLHQHGVLIVHHVFRPDDSRQVLEVGAMQPLHSTALGKVLSAYDPVAHSEVVEVERRPFTPRTVTGEEEFETLLDLIRAQGWASDVEETWEGVAAVAAPIHDRRRMPVGAVAVTGAVERVSPGGDLRPELIAAVRDCARAVSRDLGAGRF from the coding sequence ATGGCCAAGAACATCCAGTCGCTCGAGCGGGCAGCAGCGATGCTGCGTCTGCTGGCGGGCGGCGAGCGTCGGCTCGGGCTGTCCGACATCTCCTCCTCGCTGGGGCTGGCCAAGGGCACCGCACACGGCATCCTGCGCACCCTGCAGCACGAGGGCTTCGTCGAGCAGGACGCCGCCTCCGGGCGTTATCAGCTCGGCGCCGAACTGCTGCGACTGGGCAACAGCTACCTCGACGTGCACGAGCTGCGGGCCCGCGCCCTCGTCTGGACCGACGACCTGGCCCGTTCCAGCGGCGAGAGCGTCCACCTGGGCGTGCTGCACCAGCACGGCGTCCTGATCGTCCACCACGTCTTCCGGCCCGACGACAGCCGCCAGGTCCTGGAGGTCGGGGCCATGCAGCCGCTGCACTCCACCGCCCTCGGCAAGGTGCTCTCCGCCTACGACCCCGTGGCGCACAGCGAGGTCGTCGAGGTGGAGCGCCGGCCCTTCACGCCGCGCACGGTCACCGGCGAGGAGGAGTTCGAGACACTGCTCGACCTGATCCGGGCGCAGGGCTGGGCCTCGGACGTGGAGGAGACCTGGGAGGGCGTCGCCGCGGTGGCCGCCCCCATCCACGACCGGCGGCGGATGCCCGTGGGCGCCGTGGCCGTGACGGGCGCCGTGGAGCGGGTCAGCCCCGGCGGCGACCTGCGCCCCGAGCTCATCGCCGCGGTACGCGACTGCGCCCGCGCCGTCTCCCGGGATCTGGGTGCCGGGCGCTTCTGA
- the metH gene encoding methionine synthase — protein sequence MASLPTPAADSRTRAAALREALATRVVVADGAMGTMLQAQDPTLEDFEDLEGCNEILNVTRPDIVRSVHEEYFAVGVDCVETNTFGANLAALGEYDIPERVFELSESGARIAREVADEFTASTGQQRWVLGSMGPGTKLPTLGHAPYGKLRDAYQQNAEGMIAGGADALLIETTQDLLQTKASVIGARRALEAAGADLPVICSVTVETTGTMLLGSEIGAALTALEPLGIDMIGLNCATGPAEMSEHLRYLARHSRIPLSCMPNAGLPVLGKNGAHYPLSPAELADAQETFVREYGLSLIGGCCGTTPEHLRQVVERVRGVAPTAREPRPEPGAASLYQTVPFRQDTSYLAIGERTNANGSKKFREAMLEARWDDCVEMARDQIREGAHMLDLCVDYVGRDGVADMEELAGRFATASTLPIVLDSTELPVLRAGLEKLGGRAVLNSVNYEDGDGPESRFAQVSALASEHGAALIALTIDEEGQARTVEHKVAIAERLIEDLTGNWGIHESDILIDTLTFTICTGQEESRKDGVATIGAIRELKKRHPDVQTTLGLSNISFGLNPAARVVLNSVFLDECVKAGLDSAIVHASKILPIARLEEEQVKVALDLVYDRRAEGYDPLQRLMELFEGVNMKSMKEGKAEELLALPLDERLQRRIIDGEKNGLEADLDEALQTRPALDIVNDTLLAGMKVVGELFGSGQMQLPFVLQSAEVMKTAVAHLEPHMEKSDAEGKGTIVLATVRGDVHDIGKNLVDIILSNNGYNVVNLGIKQPVAAILDAAEEHRADVIGMSGLLVKSTVIMKENLEELNQRRMAADYPVILGGAALTRAYVEQDLHEIYEGEVRYARDAFEGLRLMDALIAVKRGVPGATLPELKQRRVPKRDAAVLEVEEPEEGVRSDVSVTNPVPEPPFWGTRVVKGIQLKEYASWLDEGALFKGQWGLKQARAGDGPTYEELVETEGRPHLRGWLDKLHTENLLEAAVVYGYFPCVSKGDDLILLHEDGSERTRFTFPRQRRGRRLCLADFFRPEESGETDVIGLQVVTVGSKIGGATAELFEANSYRDYLELHGLSVQLAEALAEYWHARVRSELGFAGEDPSDVEDMFALKYRGARFSLGYGACPDLEDRAKIAALLEPERIGVKLSEEFQLHPEQSTDAIVIHHPEAKYFNAR from the coding sequence ATGGCCTCGTTGCCGACCCCCGCCGCTGACAGCCGCACCCGAGCCGCAGCCCTCCGCGAGGCGCTCGCCACCCGTGTGGTGGTGGCCGACGGTGCCATGGGCACGATGCTGCAGGCCCAGGACCCCACCCTCGAGGACTTCGAGGACCTGGAGGGCTGTAACGAGATCCTCAACGTCACCCGGCCCGACATCGTCCGTTCGGTGCACGAGGAGTACTTCGCCGTCGGCGTGGACTGCGTCGAGACGAACACGTTCGGAGCCAACCTCGCGGCTCTGGGCGAGTACGACATTCCCGAGCGGGTCTTCGAGCTCTCCGAATCCGGCGCCCGTATCGCCCGCGAGGTCGCCGACGAGTTCACCGCCTCCACCGGGCAGCAGCGCTGGGTGCTCGGCTCGATGGGGCCGGGTACCAAACTGCCGACCCTCGGCCACGCCCCGTACGGCAAGCTCCGCGACGCCTACCAGCAGAACGCCGAAGGCATGATCGCCGGCGGCGCCGACGCGCTCCTGATCGAGACCACCCAGGACCTGCTGCAGACCAAGGCCTCCGTCATCGGCGCCCGGCGCGCCCTCGAAGCCGCCGGCGCCGACCTGCCGGTCATCTGCTCCGTCACCGTCGAGACGACCGGCACGATGCTGCTCGGCTCCGAGATCGGCGCCGCACTGACCGCTCTCGAGCCGCTCGGCATCGACATGATCGGACTGAACTGCGCCACCGGCCCCGCCGAGATGAGCGAGCACCTGCGCTACCTCGCCAGGCACTCCCGCATCCCGCTCTCCTGCATGCCGAACGCCGGCCTGCCGGTGCTCGGCAAGAACGGCGCGCACTACCCGCTGTCCCCGGCCGAGCTCGCCGACGCCCAGGAGACCTTCGTACGCGAGTACGGCCTCTCCCTGATCGGCGGCTGCTGCGGGACCACGCCCGAACACCTTCGCCAGGTCGTCGAGCGCGTGCGGGGCGTTGCCCCCACCGCCCGCGAGCCGCGCCCCGAGCCGGGCGCCGCCTCCCTCTACCAGACCGTGCCGTTCCGCCAGGACACCTCGTACCTGGCGATCGGCGAGCGTACGAACGCCAACGGGTCGAAGAAGTTCCGCGAGGCCATGCTCGAGGCGCGCTGGGACGACTGCGTGGAGATGGCCCGCGACCAGATCCGCGAGGGCGCGCACATGCTCGACCTCTGCGTCGACTACGTCGGCCGCGACGGCGTGGCCGACATGGAGGAGCTGGCGGGACGCTTCGCCACGGCCTCCACGCTGCCCATCGTCCTGGACTCCACCGAGCTGCCCGTCCTGCGCGCCGGTCTGGAGAAGCTCGGCGGACGAGCGGTGCTCAACTCCGTGAACTACGAGGACGGCGACGGGCCCGAGTCCCGCTTCGCCCAGGTCAGCGCGCTGGCCTCCGAGCACGGCGCCGCGCTGATCGCGCTGACCATCGACGAGGAGGGCCAGGCCCGCACCGTCGAGCACAAGGTCGCCATCGCCGAGCGCCTGATCGAGGACCTGACCGGGAACTGGGGCATCCACGAGTCGGACATCCTCATCGACACCCTGACCTTCACCATCTGCACGGGTCAGGAGGAGTCCCGCAAGGACGGCGTCGCCACGATCGGAGCAATCCGGGAGCTCAAGAAGCGCCACCCCGACGTCCAGACCACGCTCGGCCTCTCCAACATCTCCTTCGGCCTCAACCCGGCCGCCCGTGTCGTCCTGAACTCCGTGTTCCTCGACGAGTGCGTCAAGGCCGGCCTGGACTCGGCGATCGTGCACGCCTCCAAGATCCTGCCCATCGCGCGGCTGGAGGAGGAACAGGTCAAGGTCGCACTCGACCTCGTCTACGACCGGCGCGCCGAGGGCTACGACCCCCTCCAGCGGCTCATGGAGCTGTTCGAGGGCGTCAACATGAAGTCGATGAAGGAGGGCAAGGCCGAGGAGCTCCTGGCCCTGCCACTGGACGAGCGGCTGCAGCGCCGCATCATCGACGGTGAGAAGAACGGTCTGGAGGCGGACCTCGACGAAGCCCTGCAGACCCGCCCCGCGCTCGACATCGTCAACGACACCCTGCTCGCGGGTATGAAGGTCGTCGGCGAGCTCTTCGGCTCCGGGCAGATGCAGCTGCCGTTCGTGCTGCAGTCCGCCGAGGTCATGAAGACGGCGGTGGCCCACCTCGAACCGCACATGGAGAAGTCGGACGCCGAGGGCAAGGGCACCATCGTGCTGGCCACCGTCCGCGGCGACGTCCACGACATCGGCAAGAACCTCGTCGACATCATCCTGTCGAACAACGGCTACAACGTCGTCAACCTGGGCATCAAGCAGCCCGTCGCCGCGATCCTGGACGCCGCGGAGGAGCACCGGGCCGATGTCATCGGCATGTCCGGTCTCCTGGTGAAGTCGACGGTGATCATGAAGGAGAACCTCGAGGAGCTGAACCAGCGCAGGATGGCGGCCGACTACCCGGTCATCCTGGGCGGCGCCGCCCTCACCAGGGCCTACGTCGAGCAGGACCTGCACGAGATCTACGAGGGCGAGGTCCGCTACGCCCGCGACGCGTTCGAGGGGCTGCGGCTCATGGACGCCCTCATCGCGGTCAAGCGGGGCGTCCCGGGCGCCACGCTCCCCGAGCTGAAGCAGCGCAGGGTGCCCAAGCGGGACGCCGCCGTGCTGGAGGTCGAGGAGCCGGAGGAGGGCGTGCGTTCCGACGTCTCCGTCACCAATCCGGTCCCCGAGCCGCCGTTCTGGGGCACCCGCGTGGTCAAGGGCATCCAGCTCAAGGAGTACGCCTCCTGGCTGGACGAGGGAGCCCTCTTCAAGGGCCAGTGGGGCCTCAAGCAGGCCCGTGCGGGCGACGGGCCGACGTACGAGGAGCTCGTGGAGACCGAGGGCCGCCCGCACCTGCGCGGCTGGCTCGACAAGCTCCACACCGAGAACCTGCTGGAGGCAGCCGTCGTCTACGGCTACTTCCCGTGCGTGTCCAAGGGCGACGACCTGATCCTGCTGCACGAGGACGGCTCGGAGCGCACCCGCTTCACCTTCCCGCGCCAGCGCCGCGGCCGCCGCCTGTGCCTCGCGGACTTCTTCCGCCCCGAGGAGTCGGGCGAGACGGACGTGATCGGCCTCCAGGTCGTCACGGTCGGCTCGAAGATCGGCGGGGCCACCGCCGAGCTCTTCGAGGCGAACTCCTACCGCGACTACCTGGAACTGCACGGGCTGTCCGTGCAGCTGGCCGAGGCGCTCGCCGAGTACTGGCACGCGCGGGTCCGCAGCGAGCTGGGCTTCGCCGGGGAGGACCCGTCCGACGTCGAGGACATGTTCGCGCTGAAGTACCGCGGAGCGCGCTTCTCCCTCGGCTACGGGGCCTGCCCCGACCTGGAGGACCGGGCGAAGATCGCGGCGCT